Proteins encoded by one window of Shewanella avicenniae:
- a CDS encoding late competence development ComFB family protein yields the protein MQLDIRNYYEVMLVEIMSEEGLLDELPEDYVADLACVTLNQLPVRYVHHLVDTYFYFDLNEQQAVRNEIYEALEKARAFLKSRLTANQDD from the coding sequence ATGCAGCTGGATATCCGTAATTACTACGAAGTGATGTTAGTAGAAATCATGTCTGAAGAGGGATTGCTTGACGAACTTCCGGAAGATTATGTGGCAGACTTAGCATGTGTCACGCTAAACCAACTACCGGTACGTTACGTACACCACTTAGTTGATACCTATTTTTATTTTGATCTGAATGAACAACAAGCCGTGCGCAATGAAATTTACGAAGCACTCGAAAAAGCACGAGCATTCTTAAAAAGTCGCTTAACTGCAAACCAAGATGATTAA
- a CDS encoding DUF2057 domain-containing protein, with translation MKPLMTVSALFALICSSSAFAANFKIPMSFEYLALDGTQIETNHFTHKAEITLSGGTHKLAIRYNDVYDDPLSESPNFVKSSPFIITINVDESANYELAPAQKIIDSPAFAKSPKIVISQQNGAAVDYSVQQTDIQESSFIGKLFNGGSKGPDVDTVAAAVTAGKPIPQPLAAQPTAVEAMTAAPVATTAQPSATTQPTQAEQMLQYWWQQADEKTRKEFMSWAIKQL, from the coding sequence ATGAAACCTTTAATGACCGTTTCAGCCCTGTTTGCGCTGATTTGTTCATCCTCAGCATTCGCCGCGAATTTTAAAATTCCTATGTCATTTGAATACCTCGCGTTGGACGGCACTCAGATTGAAACTAACCACTTCACTCACAAAGCGGAAATCACCTTAAGCGGTGGCACACACAAGCTGGCTATCCGCTATAACGATGTCTATGACGACCCACTTTCTGAAAGCCCTAACTTTGTCAAATCATCACCATTTATCATTACCATTAATGTTGATGAATCGGCTAATTATGAATTAGCGCCTGCACAAAAAATCATCGACTCACCGGCATTCGCTAAGTCACCTAAAATTGTGATTAGCCAACAAAACGGCGCGGCAGTGGATTACTCGGTCCAACAAACCGATATCCAAGAAAGTTCATTTATTGGCAAACTGTTTAACGGCGGCTCAAAAGGTCCAGATGTGGACACAGTTGCGGCAGCAGTTACTGCGGGGAAACCTATTCCACAACCGCTCGCCGCTCAACCTACCGCTGTTGAAGCCATGACAGCAGCACCTGTTGCTACTACTGCACAGCCTTCAGCAACAACACAACCCACTCAAGCCGAACAAATGCTGCAATATTGGTGGCAACAAGCGGATGAAAAAACCCGCAAAGAGTTTATGAGTTGGGCGATTAAACAACTATAA
- the pspC gene encoding envelope stress response membrane protein PspC has protein sequence MNDKRTLYRNRRAGKVAGVCAGIAEYFNLETWLVRVAVVSIFLLGGSGVVFVAYIALWMILDEKPLNATNDTSDLAVKKKVWQAGEPAKQALQDVSAKFHTLESRLRAIETYVTSDQYELKRQINNL, from the coding sequence ATGAACGATAAACGTACACTGTATCGCAATCGCCGTGCTGGCAAGGTCGCTGGGGTATGTGCTGGGATTGCAGAATACTTTAATCTTGAAACCTGGTTAGTACGGGTTGCCGTTGTATCGATATTCTTGCTGGGCGGTTCTGGTGTGGTGTTCGTGGCGTATATCGCGTTGTGGATGATTCTGGACGAGAAGCCGCTCAATGCGACAAACGACACATCGGACTTAGCAGTCAAGAAAAAAGTATGGCAAGCGGGGGAACCTGCAAAACAAGCGCTACAGGATGTGAGTGCAAAGTTTCATACGCTAGAAAGCAGACTTAGAGCCATTGAAACCTATGTCACCTCAGATCAATATGAGCTAAAACGGCAAATCAATAATCTCTAA
- a CDS encoding ComEA family DNA-binding protein, giving the protein MKIAKLGLFAAALVFTPVSYSLLANEAPTPAAEVAPAASAPQELQTISINTASVAELQLIKGVGKAKAEAIIEYRETHGKFESIEQLANVKGIGKKLIEKNAAILSL; this is encoded by the coding sequence ATGAAAATTGCCAAATTAGGATTGTTTGCTGCTGCGTTAGTGTTTACCCCTGTTTCGTACTCTTTATTGGCGAATGAAGCGCCAACTCCAGCAGCGGAAGTTGCACCCGCCGCGTCAGCCCCCCAAGAACTGCAGACCATAAGCATTAACACAGCGTCGGTCGCTGAGTTACAGCTGATTAAGGGAGTGGGTAAAGCCAAAGCGGAAGCGATAATTGAATATCGAGAGACTCACGGTAAGTTTGAATCGATTGAGCAGTTGGCTAATGTGAAAGGCATAGGCAAAAAGCTCATTGAGAAAAACGCGGCAATTTTATCGCTTTAG
- a CDS encoding histone deacetylase family protein, translated as MTIPVIYHASYSQLALPPQHRFPIQKYRMLFDWLQQSQFGKHCALHIPNAIDIDLIKQVHNAAYVDGFINGTLDEKRLKRIGFPWSNALVERTLHSVAGTLLGAELALQHGIAIQISGGYHHAHADFGSGFCIFNDLVIAARQLILNNSARKILIFDCDVHQGDGTATLTAEREDIISCSLHCDKNFPARKAHSHHDLTFAKGTADAEYLKLIADILPLLLNTYQPDLLMFDAGVDVHQGDELGLINLSDHGLLQREQLVLGIAKRAEIPIVCVAGGGYCRDTLHLVNRHSQLYIAATELFC; from the coding sequence GTGACAATTCCGGTTATCTATCACGCCAGCTATTCACAGCTGGCGTTACCGCCTCAGCATCGCTTTCCGATACAAAAATACCGCATGCTGTTTGATTGGCTGCAACAGAGTCAATTTGGTAAGCATTGTGCTTTGCACATACCGAACGCCATCGATATTGACCTCATCAAGCAAGTCCATAACGCGGCATATGTTGATGGTTTTATTAACGGCACGCTGGATGAAAAACGCCTAAAACGCATTGGCTTTCCATGGTCTAACGCCTTGGTTGAAAGGACATTACACTCTGTTGCGGGCACACTCCTTGGCGCAGAATTAGCGTTACAGCATGGCATCGCCATTCAAATCAGTGGCGGTTACCATCATGCACACGCCGACTTTGGCAGTGGTTTCTGTATCTTCAACGATTTAGTGATTGCAGCTCGGCAACTCATCCTCAACAATAGCGCCCGTAAGATCCTCATTTTTGATTGCGATGTTCACCAAGGCGATGGTACGGCAACCCTCACCGCTGAGCGAGAGGACATCATCAGTTGCTCGTTGCATTGCGACAAAAATTTCCCTGCGAGAAAAGCCCATTCTCATCACGATTTAACCTTTGCAAAAGGTACAGCTGATGCAGAATATCTTAAGCTTATCGCAGACATATTGCCGTTATTACTGAATACTTATCAGCCAGATTTACTCATGTTTGATGCTGGCGTTGATGTGCATCAAGGCGACGAATTAGGGCTAATTAATCTTTCTGATCACGGACTATTACAACGCGAACAATTAGTGCTTGGTATAGCAAAACGTGCAGAGATTCCAATTGTTTGCGTTGCTGGCGGCGGATATTGCCGCGACACGCTACACTTGGTAAATAGACACAGCCAATTGTATATCGCGGCAACAGAGTTGTTCTGTTAA
- a CDS encoding YcjX family GTP-binding protein has product MADFKQRWHQLEQKAKDIGYRTTDRHLRLAVTGLSGAGKTAFITSLVEKLLTAATQPPYGGLPLFSVCMEQRFYGAQRARQPDLNIASFGYDAAMQALRAELPTWPKSTTNISELRLAIEYQPKAGLLATLTDKATLHLDIVDYPGEWLLDLPMLRQSFYEWSEQLLAPDSPLSHTSAYASFIANLKTLDAKVEPADETLAAVADSYRLVLEELVHQQGFYLAQPGRMLLPGDLQGTPLLAFFPLPRGFWLDHQGQTVASPLVSSLEKRYRAYVKQVVKPFYQRYFEDFDRQLVLVDVLGALNRGRAQFEDMANALNALNQSFRFGKGGFWQRLFSPKIDRLVFAVSKVDQITREQQGNALSLLKHLLQPGWQHADESGCQVEAMAVSAIKTTRYGVVKDRVLGEVSVVSGTELSDDRPTLTLFPGEVPTQLPDDQFWQQQGFQFVNFAPPLMPVDQPFDHIRLDHLLEFLLGDKLS; this is encoded by the coding sequence ATGGCAGACTTTAAGCAACGTTGGCATCAACTCGAACAAAAGGCCAAGGATATTGGCTACAGGACAACCGATCGCCACCTTCGCTTGGCGGTCACGGGGTTATCCGGCGCTGGTAAAACCGCATTTATCACCTCTTTGGTAGAAAAGTTATTAACCGCAGCAACCCAACCCCCCTATGGTGGTTTGCCACTATTTTCGGTGTGCATGGAACAGCGCTTTTATGGCGCGCAGCGAGCAAGACAGCCCGATCTGAATATTGCCAGTTTTGGCTACGATGCCGCGATGCAAGCTTTACGTGCGGAACTGCCCACTTGGCCAAAATCGACCACCAATATTAGTGAACTCAGACTGGCGATTGAGTACCAGCCGAAAGCCGGATTGCTGGCAACGCTCACCGATAAAGCTACCTTGCACCTTGATATTGTGGACTACCCCGGTGAATGGCTGCTGGATTTGCCGATGTTGCGCCAAAGCTTTTATGAGTGGAGTGAGCAACTACTTGCGCCTGACAGCCCTTTAAGCCACACCTCAGCTTACGCAAGTTTTATTGCCAACTTGAAAACATTAGATGCCAAGGTTGAGCCAGCCGACGAAACGCTCGCTGCGGTCGCGGATAGTTATCGATTGGTTTTAGAAGAGTTAGTCCATCAACAGGGTTTTTATCTGGCGCAACCTGGCAGAATGCTGTTGCCTGGAGATCTGCAAGGGACACCTTTGTTGGCGTTTTTCCCGTTGCCACGAGGATTTTGGCTGGATCATCAAGGACAAACCGTGGCATCGCCCTTGGTGAGCAGTTTAGAGAAGCGTTATCGAGCATATGTTAAGCAAGTGGTAAAGCCATTCTATCAACGTTATTTTGAAGACTTTGATCGGCAATTGGTGCTGGTGGATGTGTTAGGCGCGTTAAACCGTGGGCGCGCCCAGTTTGAAGATATGGCCAATGCGCTTAACGCTTTGAATCAGAGTTTCCGTTTTGGCAAAGGGGGCTTTTGGCAGCGGTTGTTTTCTCCCAAAATTGATCGTTTGGTATTTGCTGTCAGTAAAGTCGATCAAATTACCCGTGAACAGCAAGGCAATGCGTTATCGCTACTCAAGCACCTCTTACAACCGGGGTGGCAACACGCTGATGAAAGTGGTTGCCAAGTAGAAGCCATGGCCGTGAGTGCGATTAAAACGACGCGATACGGCGTGGTAAAAGATCGCGTTTTGGGTGAAGTCTCTGTGGTCAGCGGTACCGAACTTTCTGACGATAGGCCAACGCTGACCTTATTTCCCGGTGAGGTGCCCACTCAGTTGCCGGATGATCAATTTTGGCAGCAGCAAGGGTTTCAGTTCGTTAACTTCGCACCACCGCTCATGCCTGTGGATCAGCCGTTTGATCATATTCGATTAGATCACCTATTGGAATTCTTACTAGGAGATAAGCTGTCGTGA
- a CDS encoding TIGR01620 family protein, with protein sequence MSQSRSQQSPNATDAPKLQQRKVFEQADIIEWQELAQPNSAFTEQVEQLPQQALKPRRLSGLTRLALIALAVGIVTQLLLTLVNAWQQSPWLFGLYSVITTILVCWMLALVAKEWRYLRQLKRNDDGQLVAERLRDSVQMGESAKFIERILVRLPHHASTSIHALKQSLNPDQNDAEQLRLFETIVLSERDAAARAIVRKYALQSSLILAVSPFALLDMALVLWRNQAMINEIAACYGIELGYWSRIRLIRGIFWNIVYAGTTELMTDFGSQMLSMEMTGKLSTRLAQGLGGGLLTARLGLQAMRLCRPMKFTLKNAPSLTKLHMELLSELRSRMGSAKTPEQEKTTIHD encoded by the coding sequence GTGAGTCAGAGCAGATCTCAACAATCCCCTAACGCAACCGACGCGCCAAAACTGCAACAGCGTAAAGTTTTTGAACAGGCAGATATTATTGAATGGCAGGAGTTAGCACAGCCAAACTCTGCGTTTACTGAACAAGTGGAACAGTTGCCGCAACAAGCATTAAAGCCAAGGCGCTTGTCTGGGTTAACTCGGCTTGCGTTAATTGCGTTGGCCGTTGGTATTGTGACTCAGCTGTTACTGACTTTAGTCAATGCCTGGCAACAAAGCCCTTGGTTATTTGGGCTTTATAGTGTTATTACCACGATCTTAGTCTGCTGGATGCTGGCGTTAGTTGCGAAAGAATGGCGTTATCTGCGGCAGCTGAAGCGAAATGATGACGGGCAACTGGTTGCTGAGCGGTTACGAGACAGTGTGCAGATGGGCGAGTCTGCTAAGTTTATTGAGCGCATTTTAGTCAGACTTCCACATCATGCGTCGACAAGCATTCATGCGCTTAAACAAAGTCTGAACCCTGACCAAAACGATGCGGAACAGCTGCGTTTGTTCGAAACTATCGTCCTTAGCGAACGAGATGCTGCTGCGCGGGCAATCGTGCGTAAGTATGCGTTGCAATCATCGCTGATTTTGGCGGTAAGTCCGTTTGCATTGCTGGATATGGCGCTGGTGCTATGGCGCAACCAAGCGATGATCAATGAAATTGCGGCCTGTTATGGTATTGAACTTGGCTATTGGAGCCGAATTCGGTTAATCCGCGGTATCTTCTGGAACATTGTGTACGCCGGAACGACCGAGTTAATGACGGATTTTGGCAGTCAAATGTTATCAATGGAGATGACTGGCAAACTGTCGACACGTTTGGCTCAAGGCTTAGGTGGTGGACTACTGACAGCAAGGCTGGGGTTACAAGCGATGCGCTTGTGTCGGCCGATGAAATTCACGCTTAAAAATGCGCCCAGTTTGACCAAGTTACATATGGAACTGTTGTCTGAGCTCAGAAGCCGCATGGGCAGTGCAAAAACACCAGAGCAAGAGAAAACAACAATTCACGATTAA
- a CDS encoding primosomal replication protein: MNTAQLLQKLRQQLKQLEQEVLQHDNAQSAKDLRLLEHLERFEQTLFHQSGGKLHPCIIQLESSIQQLERQLAAGISPLVLQASCERIADRFVALKRAIATTAIDLKAQQQNKNSKKVVYERKLQQRHQESGFEWIAAGVMRNSHQLYEELNKHLNWEKKIQFKIEQLQAQLDICHITEKIAIQNDLLAMHKRLGKCRQAINYIEDRIQLFERPNKHS, from the coding sequence ATGAATACAGCGCAACTCCTTCAAAAACTTAGGCAGCAGTTGAAGCAGTTAGAACAAGAGGTTCTGCAACACGATAACGCTCAGTCTGCGAAAGATTTGCGGCTGTTAGAACATTTGGAACGTTTTGAGCAAACACTGTTTCATCAAAGTGGCGGCAAATTGCATCCTTGTATAATCCAGTTAGAGTCCAGTATCCAACAGCTTGAAAGGCAGTTAGCGGCTGGCATATCACCGTTAGTGTTACAAGCTAGTTGTGAACGCATCGCCGACCGCTTTGTCGCATTGAAACGGGCAATTGCCACCACCGCAATCGATTTAAAAGCGCAACAGCAAAATAAAAACAGTAAGAAAGTGGTATATGAGCGTAAACTACAGCAGCGCCATCAGGAGTCAGGTTTTGAGTGGATTGCCGCAGGGGTGATGCGCAATAGCCACCAGCTCTACGAGGAGCTAAACAAGCATCTTAACTGGGAGAAGAAAATCCAATTTAAGATTGAGCAATTGCAAGCTCAGCTTGACATCTGTCACATTACTGAAAAAATTGCTATTCAGAATGACCTGCTTGCCATGCATAAGCGTTTGGGGAAATGCAGACAAGCAATTAATTATATTGAAGATCGTATTCAATTATTCGAGCGTCCAAATAAACATTCCTAA
- the pspB gene encoding envelope stress response membrane protein PspB has protein sequence MDFEILMVPIILFMVIVAPIWLVLHYRSKRQVSQGLTEEEFSLLNELVDKADKMTQRISTLESILDAESPEWRQRHER, from the coding sequence ATGGACTTTGAAATCTTAATGGTGCCGATCATTCTATTTATGGTGATTGTCGCGCCGATCTGGTTAGTCTTGCACTATCGCAGTAAGCGTCAGGTAAGTCAGGGGTTAACCGAAGAAGAGTTCAGTCTGCTCAATGAGCTAGTCGATAAAGCAGATAAAATGACTCAGCGAATTAGCACCCTCGAGTCAATCTTAGATGCTGAGTCGCCAGAGTGGAGACAACGCCATGAACGATAA